GTGCGAGGTCGCGAATCGCTGCCGCGTACCGATCGTCGAGGCGGCGCGCGAGATCGTCACGCACGCGCGCCGAGGCGCGCGGAACGCCCCCCGACGTCACCGCCACGAGCAGATCACCCGAGCGATGGACGGCCGGCATGACGCAGGTGCCGGCGGCGGGGTCGCCCGCGACGAGCACGAGGCGATGCGCTCGGCGGGCGTCGGCCGCGATACGCAAGTTGAGCGCGTGGTCGTCCGTTGCGGCGAGGACGAGCGTCGCGTCGCCGATGGCCGCCTCGTCGTAGAAATCGTGCTCGATGAGTAGATGCTCATCGGCCGCCTCGCGCTCCTGCAAGGCATCCGCGACGCGCGGCGCGCGTACCCGAACCAGCGCACCGCTGTCGAGCAGCGAGAATATCTTGCGAGTCGCCACCGCGCCCCCGCCAACGACGAGCACGATCATCTTGCTCGCGTCGAGCACCAGCGGCAGTCCGAACGAGGCGCTCATAGGAACTTCCCCGCTGCCGGACCCGCGACCCGGATCGCAACATACAACAAGAGGACCGCGGCGAAGGTGATGCTCGAGTACACCGCGGCCCGCCGCGCCTGCCAGCCGCCGAGCACGCGCCCAACCGCGATTCCACTCACGGCAACCCATGCCCCGGTGCCCCACATGAGCTGTGGGAGGTTCATCTCGCGATAAGCAATGGAGTACGCGCCAGCCAGCACGACGCCAAGCGTCAATCCCAGCCAGCCTGCGATGGCCGCGACATGGTTCACTCGATCGAGTGTGGCCAGTGGCGGGAAAAATCGGAAAATCGCGCCGAACCGACGGGATTTGAGCTCACGGCGTTCGATGAGATACATCGTTCCCGCCGCCGCCGCCGTCGCGAAGGCGGCAATACCGACAAAGCTCAGCGCGATATGTGCGAACAGCCACGCGCCTCTCACGCCCGGCGGCTCTCGTCCCGGAATGAGACCGATGATGTTCGCGAACGTCGTTGGAAGTGCCGCGAGCGGCGCGGCAACGAGCGTGAGGGACACCTCCTGCGCGAGCAATTCCACCAGAAGCAGCGTCGCGGCGAGGACGAAGCCGGCAAACGACAGTGCCGGCCCGAGCCCCGTCATCGGAACCGCGCTGATGCTGCGCGCAAAGAGGACGAGTGCGATTGCGTGCGTCACGACGCCAGCTGCGAGCAGC
The genomic region above belongs to Gemmatimonadaceae bacterium and contains:
- a CDS encoding bifunctional precorrin-2 dehydrogenase/sirohydrochlorin ferrochelatase yields the protein MSASFGLPLVLDASKMIVLVVGGGAVATRKIFSLLDSGALVRVRAPRVADALQEREAADEHLLIEHDFYDEAAIGDATLVLAATDDHALNLRIAADARRAHRLVLVAGDPAAGTCVMPAVHRSGDLLVAVTSGGVPRASARVRDDLARRLDDRYAAAIRDLARLRQRLLEDDDRSAWRSAASALLADDFCESVESGEFSERLAEWQ
- the ccsA gene encoding cytochrome c biogenesis protein CcsA; translated protein: MIAIAHFVAISFYIGAAAVAATPFARPVGAPVRGVITLLAAGVVTHAIALVLFARSISAVPMTGLGPALSFAGFVLAATLLLVELLAQEVSLTLVAAPLAALPTTFANIIGLIPGREPPGVRGAWLFAHIALSFVGIAAFATAAAAGTMYLIERRELKSRRFGAIFRFFPPLATLDRVNHVAAIAGWLGLTLGVVLAGAYSIAYREMNLPQLMWGTGAWVAVSGIAVGRVLGGWQARRAAVYSSITFAAVLLLYVAIRVAGPAAGKFL